The segment TTCGGCGGCGTCTATGACGACCCCAAGGCGTTTCGTGCCGAACTCGACAAGAACGGGCTGGCCATGCCGACCGGCCATTTCTCGATCGATGCGCTCGAGAATGATTTCGACGGCGTGCGCAAAATCGCCGACGCGCTCGGCATCACGCTGCTCATCTGCCCCTATCTGGTCGCCGAGAGCAGGCCGACCGACACGGCCGGCTGGCGCGGCTTCGGCGAACGCCTGGCCAAGGTCGGCGAGACGGCTGAAAAGGCCGGCTACGGCTTTGCCTGGCACAACCATGATTTCGAGTTCAAGAAGCTTGCCGACGGCTCGGTGCCGCAGGACCATATCCTGGCGGCAGCGCCCGACATCGGCTGGGAGATGGACGTCGCCTGGGTGGTGCGCGGCGGCGACGATCCGCTGTCCTGGATCGAGAAGCATGGCAAACGCATCGCCGCCGTCCATGTCAAGGACATCGCCAAGCCCGGCGAGGGCGTCGATGAGGACGGCTGGTCGGATGTCGGCCACGGCACGATCGACTGGGCCGGTCTGATCCAGGCGCTGCGCGCCGAGAGCGCCGGCAAATACTACGTCGTGGAACACGACAACCCCAACGATATCGAGCGCTTCGCCCGCCGCTCGATCGCCGCCGCCAAGACCTATTAGGAGCAGACCAGCATGGCAAAAAAACTTGGGGTCGGCGTCATCGGCTGCGGCAACATCTCGAAGGCGTATTTTTCACTGGCGCCGCTGTTTCGCGGCATCGAGATGCGCGCCTGCGCGGATATCGACATGGATGCAGCCAAGGCGCGGGCGAAGGAGTTCAAGCTGCGCGCCGAGACAGTCGAAGGACTGCTCAAGGCCGGCGACATCGACATCATCGTCAACCTCACCGTTCCGGCGGTGCACTATGAGGTGTCGAAACAGATCCTCGATGCTGGCAAGCATGTCTATTCGGAAAAGCCATTCGTGCTGTCGGTCAAGGAAGGGCTCGACCTGAAGAAGCTGGCGGAGAGGGATGGGCTGCGCATCGGCTCGGCGCCCGACACTTTCCTCGGTGGCGCGCACCAGCTTGTCCGCAACCTGATCG is part of the Mesorhizobium sp. L-2-11 genome and harbors:
- a CDS encoding sugar phosphate isomerase/epimerase family protein, with translation MNWSFQLYSARNFQPWAGVLKMLGELGYTQVEGFGGVYDDPKAFRAELDKNGLAMPTGHFSIDALENDFDGVRKIADALGITLLICPYLVAESRPTDTAGWRGFGERLAKVGETAEKAGYGFAWHNHDFEFKKLADGSVPQDHILAAAPDIGWEMDVAWVVRGGDDPLSWIEKHGKRIAAVHVKDIAKPGEGVDEDGWSDVGHGTIDWAGLIQALRAESAGKYYVVEHDNPNDIERFARRSIAAAKTY